Proteins encoded by one window of Primulina huaijiensis isolate GDHJ02 chromosome 1, ASM1229523v2, whole genome shotgun sequence:
- the LOC140968566 gene encoding histidine kinase CKI1-like yields the protein MKPTSCIVLRPVSCLFFLMFVLLSLAGLLIPLWINRVTRIESQVNLIVYNINQELFSGIERTSTLFSPINASAINLARFLSSSLDENELRSSSHIQSKVAHTLFLALSTVPYVSEVAYIGLDGLFFGYYVKGGQPFALYSNSTFSSTQNAPKDFTLYAQPANGTGELYGEAIMFPPSDIFNKIWFQSAPNNSNVYASVETDWADSQDLMLLVNAGLDRRGAVTFGYPVKSFIDFFTAGVCFYNGSLILATKDGIMLTEGIPNTQMILIDNRVSFNLLGPDGDRVGRAVGNITCHSDEGMLTDSVTSIWGSKYVISCSSVEIAGLQLVYVLALPYSRLSAFIHNNIMSAFIFLMILIGFMVITICTFVYLIVIAARREMNLCGALIKQMEATRQAERKSMNKSLAFARASHDIRASLAGITGLIEMSHNIVPKLDPSGPELHTNLLQMEACNKDLLGILNTILDTIKIDASKMQLEEEEFDIDRLLEDVVDLFHPVGMKKGVDIILDPYDGSIMKSSRVRGDRVKLKQILCNLLSNAVKFTSEGHVVVRSWARKSSLETGILASNKSYSLMRRISCLFSQVDRAYSESEVVKSIQLDPNCMEFIFEVNDTGKGIPKEQQKSVFENYVQLKETSSGTQGTGLGLGIVQSLVRLMGGEIEIMDKEIGEKGTCFRFNTFFSICSTDISANARDVDVEAHGGHISSGSFRHSGSINRTQSPKSEASQVILLLQSAKRSVILQNYMERQGIKVHTVKQYHQLSPTLKKIKRKLGLSQYSSSAKSDVNSRSDAHTSHASSTRSLKEVPLSALDGTDNDLLFHSNPCTMGSLVSFILIVIDTGAGPFREISRAIAEFRRDLNNGCCSRVVWLDKPGSESSNFRGLGEHALPQSDIVMSKPFHGSRLYQTISLLPELRGMPLPRKGETSHDVENIDPLRVASPSGSTINITKKDVKEQSSEDDVFRKVEEIKEQKTGKVKPLTGKKILVADDDPVGLRIATSVALQLGAVTSSCRNGEEALELVCKSLKDETNTRASMNLKPFDCILMDCEMPVMNGIEATRRMRQEEGFYGVHIPIVALTAHVRGEEIDMMIEAGVDDLLTKPLNKENLMKAVSKFIF from the exons ATGAAGCCGACCTCATGCATAGTGTTGAGGCCGGTTTCTTGTCTTTTTTTCCTG ATGTTTGTTTTGCTATCTTTAGCTGGCTTGTTGATTCCCTTGTGGATTAATCGGGTTACAAGGATAGAAAGCCAAGTGAATCTGATTGTTTACAACATCAATCAAGAATTATTTTCTGGGATTGAGAGAACAAGTACATTATTTTCTCCTATTAATGCATCCGCCATTAATTTAGCACGCTTCTTGAGTTCGTCCTTGGATGAAAATGAACTTCGATCCTCCTCGCATATTCAGTCTAAG GTGGCTCATACGTTATTTCTAGCTCTATCAACAGTACCATACGTTTCTGAAGTAGCATACATTGGATTGGATGGCTTATTCTTTGGCTACTATGTGAAAGGTGGTCAGCCTTTTGCATTGTACTCGAATTCTACTTTTTCTTCAACCCAAAATGCCCCAAAAGATTTCACCTTGTACGCGCAGCCAGCAAATGGCACGGGGGAACTATATGGTGAAGCCATTATGTTTCCTCCATCAGATATATTCAATAAAATCTGGTTTCAAAGTGCACCAAATAATTCAAACGTTTATGCCTCAGTAGAGACTGACTGGGCTGATTCTCAAGATTTAATGTTACTTGTCAATGCTGGTTTGGATCGAAGAGGAGCCGTCACTTTTGGGTATCCGGTGAAATCATTTATTGATTTCTTCACTGCGGGCGTTTGCTTTTACAATGGAAGCTTGATTTTAGCCACAAAAGATGGGATTATGCTCACTGAGGGAATTCCAAACACTCAAATGATCTTGATTGATAATCGAGTCTCGTTTAACTTATTAGGCCCCGATGGCGATCGAGTAGGACGTGCAGTTGGAAATATAACATGCCACTCTGATGAAGGGATGCTAACAGACTCTGTAACAAGTATTTGGGGTAGTAAATACGTGATAAGTTGTTCATCGGTTGAAATTGCCGGACTCCAACTG GTGTATGTTTTGGCTCTACCTTATAGTCGGTTGTCAGCCTTCATTCATAACAACATCATGTCGGCATTTATATTTCTCATGATATTAATCGGTTTTATGGTGATTACCATTTGCACTTTTGTGTATTTGATAGTCATAGCAGCAAGAAGAGAAATGAATCTATGTGGAGCATTGATAAAACAAATGGAAGCAACTCGACAGGCCGAAAGGAAGAGTATGAACAAAAGTCTAGCTTTTGCGAGGGCAAGCCATGATATCCGTGCTTCCTTAGCAGGCATTACAGGCTTGATTGAAATGTCCCATAACATAGTCCCTAAACTAGATCCTTCAGGACCAGAGTTGCATACAAATTTACTTCAGATGGAAGCTTGTAACAAAGATCTTCTAG GTATATTGAACACGATTCTTGATACAATTAAAATAGATGCCAGCAAAATGCAACTTGAGGAGGAAGAGTTTGACATAGACCGGTTACTAGAAGATGTAGTTGATTTGTTTCATCCTGTTGGTATGAAGAAAGGGGTGGACATAATCTTGGATCCTTATGATGGTTCTATCATGAAATCCTCCCGCGTGAGAGGGGACCGAGTGAAACTAAAGCAGATTTTATGCAACTTACTGAGTAATGCAGTAAAGTTTACTTCAGAAGGGCATGTGGTGGTTCGATCTTGGGCAAGAAAATCGAGTCTTGAAACGGGCATTCTTGCTTCTAACAAAAGCTACAGCTTGATGAGACGCATATCATGCTTGTTTTCCCAGGTTGATAGAGCATATAGCGAGTCAGAAGTTGTGAAAAGTATTCAGCTGGATCCCAATTGCATGGAATTTATATTCGAGGTGAATGACACAGGAAAAGGGATTCCAAAAGAGCAACAAAAATCTGTATTTGAAAACTATGTTCAACTCAAAGAGACATCATCTGGGACACAAGGCACAGGTTTAGGACTCGGCATTGTTCAATCCCTG GTTCGTTTGATGGGCGGAGAAATAGAAATTATGGATAAAGAAATTGGTGAGAAGGGAACTTGCTTCAGATTTAACACATTCTTCAGCATATGCAGTACAGATATTTCAGCCAATGCAAGAGACGTAGATGTTGAGGCTCATGGTGGTCACATCTCAAGTGGTTCTTTTCGACATTCCGGATCTATCAACCGGACACAAAGCCCGAAATCCGAAGCATCCCAAGTCATACTCTTGCTCCAGAGTGCTAAAAGAAGTGTCATTTTGCAGAATTACATGGAGAGACAAGGCATAAAGGTGCATACCGTGAAGCAATATCACCAACTTTCTCCAACTCTAAAGAAAATCAAGCGAAAGCTCGGACTCTCGCAATACAGCTCTTCCGCTAAATCTGACGTAAATTCAAGAAGCGATGCCCACACATCTCATGCGTCCAGTACAAGATCATTAAAGGAAGTGCCACTTAGTGCTTTGGATGGCACAGACAATGATTTACTCTTCCACAGTAATCCTTGTACGATGGGTAGTTTGGTTAGCTTCATTTTGATAGTGATCGATACTGGTGCAGGGCCTTTTCGAGAGATCAGCAGAGCCATAGCTGAATTCAGAAGGGACTTAAACAATGGCTGTTGTAGCAGGGTTGTTTGGCTTGACAAACCGGGTTCGGAAAGCTCTAATTTCCGGGGCCTTGGCGAGCACGCTCTGCCTCAATCTGATATAGTAATGTCCAAGCCTTTCCATGGATCCCGTTTGTATCAAACTATCAGTCTTCTACCAGAGCTTCGTGGCATGCCGCTTCCTAGAAAAGGAGAAACATCTCACGATGTTGAAAATATCGATCCTCTCAGAGTGGCTAGCCCATCTGGGAGCACTATCAACATTACCAAGAAGGATGTGAAAGAACAGTCATCTGAAGATGATGTCTTTCGAAAGGTCGAGGAAATCAAAGAGCAAAAGACAGGCAAAGTTAAACCTCTGACTGGGAAGAAAATCTTGGTGGCAGACGATGACCCTGTGGGACTTAGGATAGCTACATCTGTGGCTTTACAGCTTGGTGCAGTGACTTCTTCATGTAGAAATGGAGAAGAAGCTTTGGAGCTTGTTTGCAAAAGTCTAAAGGATGAAACAAATACCAGAGCTTCTATGAATCTGAAACCTTTTGATTGTATACTAATGGATTGCGAG ATGCCCGTAATGAATGGGATTGAAGCAACCAGGAGAATGAGACAAGAGGAGGGATTTTACGGCGTTCACATCCCCATTGTTGCCTTAACAGCCCACGTTCGAGGAGAAGAGATAGATATGATGATCGAGGCTGGAGTAGATGATCTTTTAACCAAGCCACTCAACAAGGAAAATCTTATGAAAGCTGTATCAAAGTTTATCTTTTAA
- the LOC140988861 gene encoding uncharacterized protein, translating into MSDTALLISDLRSYSGEIFACRICHEEDFQRLEAPCACSGTVKFAHRDCIQRWCNEKGNTTCEICLEKFESGYISPPQKTQLNDTTVTIRFSLEDSRTGEDQQNDEEILENAADKSATYCRSAALVFTALLLIRHIYVVLSVGGHPFSLLTMLIVKISGILFPMYILLRIFTALLDTVRHHIQNPEMGM; encoded by the exons atgAGTGATACTGCGTTGTTGATATCTGATTTAAGATCATATTCTGGAGAAATATTTGCATGCAGAATATGCcatgaagaagattttcaaagatTGGAGGCTCCTTGTGCTTGTTCTGGGACAGTTAAG TTTGCACACAGAGATTGCATTCAGAGGTGGTGCAATGAAAAGGGAAACACAACTTGTGAAATCTGCTTAGAG AAATTTGAATCTGGGTATATATCTCCACCTcagaaaacacaattaaatGATACAACAGTGACAATAAG GTTTAGTTTGGAAGACTCAAGAACTGGGGAAGATCAACAAAATGAtgaagaaattcttgaaaatgcAGCTGATAAAAGTGCTACTTACTGCAGATCAGCGGCTCTAGTT TTCACCGCTCTGCTTCTGATCAGACATATATATGTTGTCCTTTCCGTCGGGGGACACCCGTTTTCACTTCTTACT ATGTTAATAGTCAAGATTAGTGGCATACTTTTTCCAATGTACATTCTGCTTCGGATTTTTACGGCATTGCTAGATACTGTGAGGCATCATATCCAG AATCCGGAAATGGGCATGTAA
- the LOC140988877 gene encoding uncharacterized protein isoform X1, which yields MFIEEPIENCMLYSLGEGRSWDQAVVASAIWLHDGLTRYRDLEERRADMTYRWQVDPQPSQNLAEEVLKILAEGDDPEVGTKLLVHLQFDKFSLIKCLLRSRLKVVWCTCLAKAEVGNAVGASAIWPHDALARDRDLEERRAYLGLVESLASASEYELLIQPDQEELIRKLINHQRFSVETPKFTNTHVEGKFYFQ from the exons ATGTTTATTGAGGAACCAATTGAAAATTGTATGTTGTACTCGCTTGGCGAGGGCAGAAGTTGGGATCAAGCTGTTGTTGCATCAGCAATTTGGCTACATGATGGGCTAACTAGATATCGAGATTTGGAGGAAAGAAGGGCTGATATG ACTTATCGCTGGCAGGTTGATCCGCAGCCAAGCCAGAATCTTGCTGAAGAGGTCCTTAAAATTCTAGCTGAGGGTGATGATCCAGAAGTTGGGACCAAGCTGTTGGTGCATCTGCAATTTGATAAATTTAGTCTCATCAAATGTTTATTGAGGAGCCGATTGAAAGTTGTATGGTGTACTTGCTTGGCAAAGGCAGAAGTTGGGAATGCTGTTGGTGCATCAGCAATTTGGCCACATGATGCTCTAGCTAGAGATCGGGATTTGGAGGAAAGAAGAGCATATCTG GGTCTAGTGGAAAGTTTAGCTTCAGCTTCAGAATATGAACTTCTAATCCAACCTGACCAAGAAGAGTTGATTAGAAAGCTAATAAATCACCAACGTTTCTCCGTTGAAACCCCAAAATTCACAAATACACATGTTGAAGGCAAATTTTATTTCCAGTAA
- the LOC140988877 gene encoding uncharacterized protein isoform X2, whose translation MFIEEPIENCMLYSLGEGRSWDQAVVASAIWLHDGLTRYRDLEERRADMVDPQPSQNLAEEVLKILAEGDDPEVGTKLLVHLQFDKFSLIKCLLRSRLKVVWCTCLAKAEVGNAVGASAIWPHDALARDRDLEERRAYLGLVESLASASEYELLIQPDQEELIRKLINHQRFSVETPKFTNTHVEGKFYFQ comes from the exons ATGTTTATTGAGGAACCAATTGAAAATTGTATGTTGTACTCGCTTGGCGAGGGCAGAAGTTGGGATCAAGCTGTTGTTGCATCAGCAATTTGGCTACATGATGGGCTAACTAGATATCGAGATTTGGAGGAAAGAAGGGCTGATATG GTTGATCCGCAGCCAAGCCAGAATCTTGCTGAAGAGGTCCTTAAAATTCTAGCTGAGGGTGATGATCCAGAAGTTGGGACCAAGCTGTTGGTGCATCTGCAATTTGATAAATTTAGTCTCATCAAATGTTTATTGAGGAGCCGATTGAAAGTTGTATGGTGTACTTGCTTGGCAAAGGCAGAAGTTGGGAATGCTGTTGGTGCATCAGCAATTTGGCCACATGATGCTCTAGCTAGAGATCGGGATTTGGAGGAAAGAAGAGCATATCTG GGTCTAGTGGAAAGTTTAGCTTCAGCTTCAGAATATGAACTTCTAATCCAACCTGACCAAGAAGAGTTGATTAGAAAGCTAATAAATCACCAACGTTTCTCCGTTGAAACCCCAAAATTCACAAATACACATGTTGAAGGCAAATTTTATTTCCAGTAA
- the LOC140988877 gene encoding DExH-box ATP-dependent RNA helicase DExH13-like isoform X3 — protein MFIEEPIENCMLYSLGEGRSWDQAVVASAIWLHDGLTRYRDLEERRADMTYRWQVDPQPSQNLAEEVLKILAEGDDPEVGTKLLVHLQFDKFSLIKCLLRSRLKVVWCTCLAKAEVGNAVGASAIWPHDALARDRDLEERRAYLWKV, from the exons ATGTTTATTGAGGAACCAATTGAAAATTGTATGTTGTACTCGCTTGGCGAGGGCAGAAGTTGGGATCAAGCTGTTGTTGCATCAGCAATTTGGCTACATGATGGGCTAACTAGATATCGAGATTTGGAGGAAAGAAGGGCTGATATG ACTTATCGCTGGCAGGTTGATCCGCAGCCAAGCCAGAATCTTGCTGAAGAGGTCCTTAAAATTCTAGCTGAGGGTGATGATCCAGAAGTTGGGACCAAGCTGTTGGTGCATCTGCAATTTGATAAATTTAGTCTCATCAAATGTTTATTGAGGAGCCGATTGAAAGTTGTATGGTGTACTTGCTTGGCAAAGGCAGAAGTTGGGAATGCTGTTGGTGCATCAGCAATTTGGCCACATGATGCTCTAGCTAGAGATCGGGATTTGGAGGAAAGAAGAGCATATCTG TGGAAAGTTTAG
- the LOC140988877 gene encoding uncharacterized protein isoform X4 → MFIEEPIENCMLYSLGEGRSWDQAVVASAIWLHDGLTRYRDLEERRADMTYRWQVDPQPSQNLAEEVLKILAEGDDPEVGTKLLVHLQFDKFSLIKCLLRSRLKVVWCTCLAKAEVGNAVGASAIWPHDALARDRDLEERRAYLWKL, encoded by the exons ATGTTTATTGAGGAACCAATTGAAAATTGTATGTTGTACTCGCTTGGCGAGGGCAGAAGTTGGGATCAAGCTGTTGTTGCATCAGCAATTTGGCTACATGATGGGCTAACTAGATATCGAGATTTGGAGGAAAGAAGGGCTGATATG ACTTATCGCTGGCAGGTTGATCCGCAGCCAAGCCAGAATCTTGCTGAAGAGGTCCTTAAAATTCTAGCTGAGGGTGATGATCCAGAAGTTGGGACCAAGCTGTTGGTGCATCTGCAATTTGATAAATTTAGTCTCATCAAATGTTTATTGAGGAGCCGATTGAAAGTTGTATGGTGTACTTGCTTGGCAAAGGCAGAAGTTGGGAATGCTGTTGGTGCATCAGCAATTTGGCCACATGATGCTCTAGCTAGAGATCGGGATTTGGAGGAAAGAAGAGCATATCTG TGGAAACTTTAG